From the genome of Bombus fervidus isolate BK054 chromosome 19, iyBomFerv1, whole genome shotgun sequence, one region includes:
- the Btk29a gene encoding tyrosine-protein kinase Btk29A isoform X4 produces MKEREMKLFGCRWSFWNFATNLAGTPSTPIMPGGTPGTPSSKTKDKIMMRTKVVVALYPFRAIEGGDLSLEKGAEYEVLDDSQEHWWKVKDEHGSIGYIPSNYVKEKELLGLQKYEWYVGDMSRQRAESLLKQEDKEGCFVVRNSSTKGLYTLSLYTKVPHPHVKHYHIKQNTRGEFYLSEKHCCGSIPDLVNYHRHNSGGLASRLKTSPCDRPVPPTAGLSHDKWEIDPAELHLLEELGSGQFGVVRRGKWRGSIDVAVKMMKEGTMSEDDFIEEAKVMTKLQHQNLVQLYGVCSKDRPIYIVTEYMRHGSLLNYLRRHEATLGVNVGLLLDMCIQVCKGMAYLERHNYIHRDLAARNCLVGSENVVKVADFGLARYVLDDQYTSSGGTKFPIKWAPPEVLNYTRFSSKSDVWAYGVLMWEVFTCGKMPYGRLKNTEVVERVQRGIILERPKACFKEVYEVMRKCWAHCPEVRPSFRVLKEQLISVSQGLLND; encoded by the exons GGACCCCCTCGACTCCAATAATGCCAGGGGGCACACCTGGGACCCCATCTTCTAAAACCAAG GACAAGATAATGATGAGAACGAAGGTCGTGGTAGCTCTGTACCCTTTTCGAGCGATCGAGGGTGGCGATTTGTCCCTCGAAAAG GGTGCAGAGTACGAGGTGCTGGACGACTCTCAGGAACATTGGTGGAAAGTCAAAGATGAACACGG ATCCATCGGTTACATTCCTAGCAACTACGTGAAGGAAAAGGAACTCCTGGGTCTTCAAAAATATGA GTGGTACGTGGGTGATATGTCCAGACAACGCGCAGAATCATTGCTCAAACAGGAGGATAAGGAAGGTTGCTTCGTCGTACGTAATTCGTCTACCAAAGGGCTGTACACGCTTTCTCTTTACACTAAAGT cCCACATCCTCACGTAAAGCACTACCACATCAAACAAAACACTAGAGGAGAGTTTTATCTGTCCGAAAAACATTGCTGTGGCTCAATACCAGATTTGGTTAACTATCACAGGCACAATAGCGGTGGACTAGCCAGCAGACTGAAAACCAGTCCCTGTGATCGCCCTGTGCCACCAACTGCTGGCCTCAGTCATG ATAAGTGGGAGATTGATCCAGCAGAATTGCACTTGTTGGAAGAACTTGGCTCTGGACAATTTGGCGTAGTACGAAGAGGAAAATGGCGCGGTTCTATAGACGTTGCAGTAAAAATGATGAAGGAAGGCACGATGTCTGAAGATGATTTTATAGAGGAAGCTAAAGTGATGAC GAAACTTCAACATCAGAATTTGGTCcaactatatggcgtttgcAGCAAGGACAGACCAATATACATTGTCACTGAATACATGCGACATGGATCTCTGCTCAACTACCTCCGTCGTCATGAAGCAACTCTAGGAGTAAATGTTGGTCTCCTTTTAGACATGTGCATACAG GTTTGCAAAGGCATGGCTTATTTAGAAAGGCATAACTACATTCATAGAGATCTTGCTGCACGCAATTGTTTAGTGGGCTCAGAAAATGTGGTAAAGGTTGCAGACTTTGGATTAGCAAG GTATGTATTGGATGACCAGTATACTAGTAGCGGAGGCACCAAATTCCCAATCAAATGGGCGCCACCAGAAGTGCTGAACTACACTCGCTTCAGCTCAAAATCAGACGTCTGGGCCTATGGAGTGCTTATGTGGGAAGTATTCACATGCGGAAAGATGCCTTATGGTCGTCTAAAAAACACCGAAGTTGTGGAAAGAGTGCAACGCGGAATCATATTGGAAAGACCTAAAGCCTGCTTCAAAGAAGTCTATGAG GTAATGCGAAAATGCTGGGCCCATTGCCCGGAAGTACGACCCTCCTTCCGCGTACTGAAGGAGCAGCTAATCAGTGTGTCTCAAGGTCTGCTCAATGATTGA
- the Nitfhit gene encoding ntrilase and fragile histidine triad fusion protein NitFhit isoform X1, which yields MHFLSSFPIIKYHRKQFLGYLITKFSTMAHPLVAVCQMTSTNDKEKNLQTVRELAERAKSRAACIAFFPEACDYLADNKKDIIAMAQPLNGSIISSYKEIAKANKIWLSLGGLHEALGDNENRISNTHVVINSEGEIASVYRKIHLFDIDNKTTGLRLMESDYVLAGQKIEPPISTPAGKLGLSICYDMRFPELSLSLRNMGVEILTYPSAFTYQTGAAHWEILLRARAIETQCYVIAAAQTGTHNKKRVSWGHAMIIDPWGTIVAQCSEKTDMVLAEIDLNLLKQIRQSMPCENHRRTDLYPKIESL from the exons ATGCATTTTCTAAGCAGTTTtcctattattaaatatcacaG AAAACAGTTTTTAGGATATCTCATTACTAAATTTAGTACTATGGCACATCCATTAGTTGCAGTATGTCAAATGACATCAAcaaatgataaagaaaaaaatttacaaactgTACGAGAACTAGCTGAGAGGGCTAAATCTAGGGCAGCTTGT ATTGCCTTTTTTCCTGAAGCCTGTGATTATTTAGccgataataaaaaagatataatagcCATGGCTCAACCTTTGAATGGATCAATAATATCAAGTTACAAAGAAATTGCtaaagcaaataaaatttggtTATCGTTAGGTGGATTACATGAAGCA TTAGGTGACAATGAAAATCGTATAAGTAATACACACGTTGTAATAAACAGTGAAGGGGAAATAGCCAGTGTTTATCGTAAAATCCATTTATTTGATATAGACAATAAAACTACTGGCCTGAGATTGATGGAATCAGATTATGTCTTAGCAGGGCAAAAGATTGAACCACCCATATCAACACCAGCTGGTAAATTAGGCCTCAGTATT TGTTATGATATGCGTTTTCCCGAATTATCTCTTTCATTAAGAAATATGGGAGTGGAAATTCTCACATATCCATCAGCATTTACATATCAAACAGGTGCTGCTCATTGGGAGATATTATTGCGTGCAAGGGCTATAGAAACACAATGTTATGTTATAGCTGCAGCTCAAACTGGTACACATAACAAAAAGAGAGTGAGCTGGGGTCATGCAatg ATTATTGATCCATGGGGAACTATAGTAGCGCAGTGTAGTGAAAAGACTGATATGGTTTTAGCAGAAATTGATTTAAActtattaaaacaaattcgGCAAAGCATGCCGTGCGAAAATCATCGTCGAACAGATTTATATCCTAAAATAGAATCCCTGTAA
- the Btk29a gene encoding tyrosine-protein kinase Btk29A isoform X3: MMVISALKHVANAATNAVHSATNSTSAGHGHANSGTPSTPIMPGGTPGTPSSKTKDKIMMRTKVVVALYPFRAIEGGDLSLEKGAEYEVLDDSQEHWWKVKDEHGSIGYIPSNYVKEKELLGLQKYEWYVGDMSRQRAESLLKQEDKEGCFVVRNSSTKGLYTLSLYTKVPHPHVKHYHIKQNTRGEFYLSEKHCCGSIPDLVNYHRHNSGGLASRLKTSPCDRPVPPTAGLSHDKWEIDPAELHLLEELGSGQFGVVRRGKWRGSIDVAVKMMKEGTMSEDDFIEEAKVMTKLQHQNLVQLYGVCSKDRPIYIVTEYMRHGSLLNYLRRHEATLGVNVGLLLDMCIQVCKGMAYLERHNYIHRDLAARNCLVGSENVVKVADFGLARYVLDDQYTSSGGTKFPIKWAPPEVLNYTRFSSKSDVWAYGVLMWEVFTCGKMPYGRLKNTEVVERVQRGIILERPKACFKEVYEVMRKCWAHCPEVRPSFRVLKEQLISVSQGLLND, from the exons GGACCCCCTCGACTCCAATAATGCCAGGGGGCACACCTGGGACCCCATCTTCTAAAACCAAG GACAAGATAATGATGAGAACGAAGGTCGTGGTAGCTCTGTACCCTTTTCGAGCGATCGAGGGTGGCGATTTGTCCCTCGAAAAG GGTGCAGAGTACGAGGTGCTGGACGACTCTCAGGAACATTGGTGGAAAGTCAAAGATGAACACGG ATCCATCGGTTACATTCCTAGCAACTACGTGAAGGAAAAGGAACTCCTGGGTCTTCAAAAATATGA GTGGTACGTGGGTGATATGTCCAGACAACGCGCAGAATCATTGCTCAAACAGGAGGATAAGGAAGGTTGCTTCGTCGTACGTAATTCGTCTACCAAAGGGCTGTACACGCTTTCTCTTTACACTAAAGT cCCACATCCTCACGTAAAGCACTACCACATCAAACAAAACACTAGAGGAGAGTTTTATCTGTCCGAAAAACATTGCTGTGGCTCAATACCAGATTTGGTTAACTATCACAGGCACAATAGCGGTGGACTAGCCAGCAGACTGAAAACCAGTCCCTGTGATCGCCCTGTGCCACCAACTGCTGGCCTCAGTCATG ATAAGTGGGAGATTGATCCAGCAGAATTGCACTTGTTGGAAGAACTTGGCTCTGGACAATTTGGCGTAGTACGAAGAGGAAAATGGCGCGGTTCTATAGACGTTGCAGTAAAAATGATGAAGGAAGGCACGATGTCTGAAGATGATTTTATAGAGGAAGCTAAAGTGATGAC GAAACTTCAACATCAGAATTTGGTCcaactatatggcgtttgcAGCAAGGACAGACCAATATACATTGTCACTGAATACATGCGACATGGATCTCTGCTCAACTACCTCCGTCGTCATGAAGCAACTCTAGGAGTAAATGTTGGTCTCCTTTTAGACATGTGCATACAG GTTTGCAAAGGCATGGCTTATTTAGAAAGGCATAACTACATTCATAGAGATCTTGCTGCACGCAATTGTTTAGTGGGCTCAGAAAATGTGGTAAAGGTTGCAGACTTTGGATTAGCAAG GTATGTATTGGATGACCAGTATACTAGTAGCGGAGGCACCAAATTCCCAATCAAATGGGCGCCACCAGAAGTGCTGAACTACACTCGCTTCAGCTCAAAATCAGACGTCTGGGCCTATGGAGTGCTTATGTGGGAAGTATTCACATGCGGAAAGATGCCTTATGGTCGTCTAAAAAACACCGAAGTTGTGGAAAGAGTGCAACGCGGAATCATATTGGAAAGACCTAAAGCCTGCTTCAAAGAAGTCTATGAG GTAATGCGAAAATGCTGGGCCCATTGCCCGGAAGTACGACCCTCCTTCCGCGTACTGAAGGAGCAGCTAATCAGTGTGTCTCAAGGTCTGCTCAATGATTGA
- the Nitfhit gene encoding ntrilase and fragile histidine triad fusion protein NitFhit isoform X2: MAHPLVAVCQMTSTNDKEKNLQTVRELAERAKSRAACIAFFPEACDYLADNKKDIIAMAQPLNGSIISSYKEIAKANKIWLSLGGLHEALGDNENRISNTHVVINSEGEIASVYRKIHLFDIDNKTTGLRLMESDYVLAGQKIEPPISTPAGKLGLSICYDMRFPELSLSLRNMGVEILTYPSAFTYQTGAAHWEILLRARAIETQCYVIAAAQTGTHNKKRVSWGHAMIIDPWGTIVAQCSEKTDMVLAEIDLNLLKQIRQSMPCENHRRTDLYPKIESL, from the exons ATGGCACATCCATTAGTTGCAGTATGTCAAATGACATCAAcaaatgataaagaaaaaaatttacaaactgTACGAGAACTAGCTGAGAGGGCTAAATCTAGGGCAGCTTGT ATTGCCTTTTTTCCTGAAGCCTGTGATTATTTAGccgataataaaaaagatataatagcCATGGCTCAACCTTTGAATGGATCAATAATATCAAGTTACAAAGAAATTGCtaaagcaaataaaatttggtTATCGTTAGGTGGATTACATGAAGCA TTAGGTGACAATGAAAATCGTATAAGTAATACACACGTTGTAATAAACAGTGAAGGGGAAATAGCCAGTGTTTATCGTAAAATCCATTTATTTGATATAGACAATAAAACTACTGGCCTGAGATTGATGGAATCAGATTATGTCTTAGCAGGGCAAAAGATTGAACCACCCATATCAACACCAGCTGGTAAATTAGGCCTCAGTATT TGTTATGATATGCGTTTTCCCGAATTATCTCTTTCATTAAGAAATATGGGAGTGGAAATTCTCACATATCCATCAGCATTTACATATCAAACAGGTGCTGCTCATTGGGAGATATTATTGCGTGCAAGGGCTATAGAAACACAATGTTATGTTATAGCTGCAGCTCAAACTGGTACACATAACAAAAAGAGAGTGAGCTGGGGTCATGCAatg ATTATTGATCCATGGGGAACTATAGTAGCGCAGTGTAGTGAAAAGACTGATATGGTTTTAGCAGAAATTGATTTAAActtattaaaacaaattcgGCAAAGCATGCCGTGCGAAAATCATCGTCGAACAGATTTATATCCTAAAATAGAATCCCTGTAA
- the Btk29a gene encoding tyrosine-protein kinase Btk29A isoform X5 — MPGGTPGTPSSKTKDKIMMRTKVVVALYPFRAIEGGDLSLEKGAEYEVLDDSQEHWWKVKDEHGSIGYIPSNYVKEKELLGLQKYEWYVGDMSRQRAESLLKQEDKEGCFVVRNSSTKGLYTLSLYTKVPHPHVKHYHIKQNTRGEFYLSEKHCCGSIPDLVNYHRHNSGGLASRLKTSPCDRPVPPTAGLSHDKWEIDPAELHLLEELGSGQFGVVRRGKWRGSIDVAVKMMKEGTMSEDDFIEEAKVMTKLQHQNLVQLYGVCSKDRPIYIVTEYMRHGSLLNYLRRHEATLGVNVGLLLDMCIQVCKGMAYLERHNYIHRDLAARNCLVGSENVVKVADFGLARYVLDDQYTSSGGTKFPIKWAPPEVLNYTRFSSKSDVWAYGVLMWEVFTCGKMPYGRLKNTEVVERVQRGIILERPKACFKEVYEVMRKCWAHCPEVRPSFRVLKEQLISVSQGLLND, encoded by the exons ATGCCAGGGGGCACACCTGGGACCCCATCTTCTAAAACCAAG GACAAGATAATGATGAGAACGAAGGTCGTGGTAGCTCTGTACCCTTTTCGAGCGATCGAGGGTGGCGATTTGTCCCTCGAAAAG GGTGCAGAGTACGAGGTGCTGGACGACTCTCAGGAACATTGGTGGAAAGTCAAAGATGAACACGG ATCCATCGGTTACATTCCTAGCAACTACGTGAAGGAAAAGGAACTCCTGGGTCTTCAAAAATATGA GTGGTACGTGGGTGATATGTCCAGACAACGCGCAGAATCATTGCTCAAACAGGAGGATAAGGAAGGTTGCTTCGTCGTACGTAATTCGTCTACCAAAGGGCTGTACACGCTTTCTCTTTACACTAAAGT cCCACATCCTCACGTAAAGCACTACCACATCAAACAAAACACTAGAGGAGAGTTTTATCTGTCCGAAAAACATTGCTGTGGCTCAATACCAGATTTGGTTAACTATCACAGGCACAATAGCGGTGGACTAGCCAGCAGACTGAAAACCAGTCCCTGTGATCGCCCTGTGCCACCAACTGCTGGCCTCAGTCATG ATAAGTGGGAGATTGATCCAGCAGAATTGCACTTGTTGGAAGAACTTGGCTCTGGACAATTTGGCGTAGTACGAAGAGGAAAATGGCGCGGTTCTATAGACGTTGCAGTAAAAATGATGAAGGAAGGCACGATGTCTGAAGATGATTTTATAGAGGAAGCTAAAGTGATGAC GAAACTTCAACATCAGAATTTGGTCcaactatatggcgtttgcAGCAAGGACAGACCAATATACATTGTCACTGAATACATGCGACATGGATCTCTGCTCAACTACCTCCGTCGTCATGAAGCAACTCTAGGAGTAAATGTTGGTCTCCTTTTAGACATGTGCATACAG GTTTGCAAAGGCATGGCTTATTTAGAAAGGCATAACTACATTCATAGAGATCTTGCTGCACGCAATTGTTTAGTGGGCTCAGAAAATGTGGTAAAGGTTGCAGACTTTGGATTAGCAAG GTATGTATTGGATGACCAGTATACTAGTAGCGGAGGCACCAAATTCCCAATCAAATGGGCGCCACCAGAAGTGCTGAACTACACTCGCTTCAGCTCAAAATCAGACGTCTGGGCCTATGGAGTGCTTATGTGGGAAGTATTCACATGCGGAAAGATGCCTTATGGTCGTCTAAAAAACACCGAAGTTGTGGAAAGAGTGCAACGCGGAATCATATTGGAAAGACCTAAAGCCTGCTTCAAAGAAGTCTATGAG GTAATGCGAAAATGCTGGGCCCATTGCCCGGAAGTACGACCCTCCTTCCGCGTACTGAAGGAGCAGCTAATCAGTGTGTCTCAAGGTCTGCTCAATGATTGA